One genomic region from Proteus vulgaris encodes:
- the exbD gene encoding TonB system transport protein ExbD, with amino-acid sequence MAMRLGDDSGDDNELHDINVTPFIDVMLVLLIIFMVAAPLATVDIKVNLPASSAKPQPRPEKPVYLTIKSDKQIFIGEEMVTHETMANVLDTMTQANKETTIFFQADKTVDYETLMAAMDSLRKAGYLKVGLVGMETVSTGG; translated from the coding sequence ATGGCAATGCGTCTTGGTGATGATTCAGGTGATGATAATGAATTGCATGATATCAATGTGACGCCTTTTATTGATGTCATGTTGGTTCTGCTCATTATCTTTATGGTGGCGGCACCTTTAGCTACTGTTGATATAAAAGTAAATTTACCCGCTTCAAGTGCAAAACCACAACCTCGCCCTGAGAAGCCTGTTTATTTAACAATTAAGTCGGATAAACAAATTTTCATTGGTGAAGAGATGGTCACACATGAAACGATGGCGAATGTGTTAGATACCATGACACAAGCAAACAAAGAGACAACCATCTTTTTCCAAGCTGATAAAACGGTTGATTATGAAACGTTAATGGCAGCAATGGATTCGCTAAGAAAAGCGGGTTATCTCAAAGTTGGACTTGTGGGAATGGAAACTGTCTCTACAGGCGGTTAA
- the exbB gene encoding tonB-system energizer ExbB: protein MRNLTASILLAIGLTGSAFADTTPATPTEQPTTAAVSSTASTQGTATPTIVTPTTATSTTETGNEVKAVGTETAKPEGENTPATTAENSENAPLATENASSEVQPEMVAGGGFAEDLSVMGMYRNADLVVKSVMIGLLLASIVTWALFFAKGSYLISLRRRLRNETAQLVEAKSLNDALAISKKFGNKSATADFFNDAELERTYSQESKVASGIKERVEMRMERRVAAIIRELGRGNGYLATIGAISPFIGLFGTVWGIMNSFIGIAHSQTTNLAVVAPGIAEALLATAIGLIAAIPAVIIYNIFARMIAGYRGEIGDIATGVVTLVSRDLDIENSKAR from the coding sequence AACTGAACAGCCAACTACTGCTGCCGTTTCTTCAACAGCTTCTACACAGGGAACTGCTACACCGACAATAGTCACACCAACAACTGCTACTTCTACCACGGAAACGGGTAATGAAGTGAAAGCAGTCGGTACTGAAACCGCTAAGCCTGAAGGTGAAAATACACCTGCAACAACGGCTGAGAATTCAGAAAATGCACCTTTAGCGACAGAAAATGCATCGTCAGAAGTACAACCTGAAATGGTTGCTGGTGGCGGATTTGCTGAAGATTTATCTGTAATGGGTATGTACCGTAACGCAGACTTAGTCGTTAAGAGTGTCATGATTGGCTTACTGTTAGCCTCTATTGTCACTTGGGCACTATTTTTCGCGAAAGGAAGCTACTTAATTTCACTGCGTCGTCGCCTAAGAAATGAGACAGCTCAGTTAGTTGAAGCTAAATCACTCAACGATGCGTTAGCGATTAGCAAAAAATTTGGTAATAAAAGTGCAACCGCTGATTTCTTTAATGATGCAGAATTAGAGCGTACTTACTCTCAAGAAAGTAAAGTGGCTTCAGGTATTAAAGAGCGTGTTGAAATGCGAATGGAACGTCGCGTTGCAGCAATTATCCGTGAATTAGGTCGCGGTAATGGTTACTTAGCCACCATTGGTGCAATTTCTCCTTTTATCGGTCTTTTCGGTACGGTTTGGGGGATCATGAATAGCTTTATCGGTATTGCTCATTCTCAAACGACAAACCTTGCTGTTGTTGCACCAGGTATTGCAGAAGCGCTATTAGCAACCGCGATTGGCCTGATTGCGGCAATTCCAGCGGTTATTATCTATAACATTTTTGCTCGTATGATAGCGGGTTATCGTGGTGAAATTGGTGATATCGCAACAGGTGTGGTGACATTAGTCAGCCGTGATTTAGATATCGAAAACAGCAAAGCAAGGTAA